From a region of the uncultured Desulfatiglans sp. genome:
- a CDS encoding hypothetical protein (Evidence 5 : Unknown function), producing the protein MVFLANLGVNLHICLCGDLQVASAQMLDFLDIGRTGTRPEGMGLSTRSV; encoded by the coding sequence ATGGTCTTTTTGGCCAATCTCGGCGTCAATTTGCACATTTGCTTGTGCGGCGACCTACAGGTCGCCTCCGCGCAAATGCTTGATTTCCTTGATATTGGCCGAACCGGGACCCGCCCCGAAGGGATGGGACTGAGCACGCGCAGCGTGTAA
- a CDS encoding hypothetical protein (Evidence 5 : Unknown function), with amino-acid sequence MVFLANLGVNLHICLCGDLQVASAQMLDFLDIGQKSSFPD; translated from the coding sequence ATGGTCTTTTTGGCCAATCTCGGCGTCAATCTGCACATTTGCTTGTGCGGCGACCTACAGGTCGCCTCCGCGCAAATGCTTGATTTCCTTGATATTGGTCAAAAATCCTCATTTCCGGATTGA
- the grpE gene encoding Protein GrpE, with amino-acid sequence MNDISEADRNREASLEESDHHPEPDELAGSGTKTDSKPADEMSREELLQKLKEVQEAADKNFDFYLRSQAEIENLKKRSQKEREGLIRFGNESLIKRLLPVVDNLETALTHAEDEKALESLREGVSLTLKGLKDALHKEGVSEVKALGEPFDPHFHDAISEQEDASVEPRTIIHELQKGYLLNDRLVRPATVVVSKKNSEG; translated from the coding sequence ATGAACGATATCTCTGAGGCTGATCGCAACCGGGAAGCTTCCCTCGAGGAATCCGATCATCACCCGGAGCCCGATGAACTCGCGGGCAGTGGAACGAAAACCGATTCGAAACCGGCGGATGAGATGAGCCGCGAAGAACTCCTTCAGAAACTGAAGGAGGTTCAGGAAGCAGCCGATAAGAATTTCGACTTCTATCTCCGTTCACAAGCCGAGATCGAAAATCTCAAGAAACGGTCGCAGAAAGAAAGAGAGGGGCTGATCCGCTTTGGGAATGAGTCCCTGATCAAGCGGCTCCTGCCGGTTGTCGACAATCTCGAAACCGCTCTGACTCATGCAGAGGACGAAAAGGCCCTGGAATCGCTCCGCGAGGGCGTAAGTCTCACCCTCAAAGGGCTGAAAGACGCCCTGCACAAGGAAGGGGTTTCGGAGGTCAAAGCGCTCGGGGAACCTTTCGATCCGCACTTTCACGATGCCATATCGGAACAGGAAGACGCCTCTGTCGAACCCCGGACCATCATTCACGAACTGCAGAAAGGTTATCTGCTGAACGACAGACTCGTGAGACCGGCTACTGTAGTCGTCAGCAAAAAAAACAGCGAGGGTTGA
- a CDS encoding conserved membrane hypothetical protein (Evidence 4 : Unknown function but conserved in other organisms) has translation MARLLFDKRDDYLLNIVNDVLTRDKSRKGVRNLVLPYLHPHGIKEMAESKGLRIAFAVIHLLESLEAGGVDDRLSALRSLREEILGAAGGSLPINTARVLLTIMKELVRAHGNERRQLELAHDFRTAATGNPRIIRNQLRRYHLLEMPEEWNQATFDDHVHDVNTKGRKTSSHLIMDAWIKGIRRLRVIYYNYVEAKFAVELLEAASIMGITVRIGIEFYTRIHNRYAQLIWVPRGFPDTQSFLCFLADNQVAAFMSEGKAVSRYQQRYVWEVLQVFNDRHRHALRKAYGCDLQPIDPDEFAAFVGAGQPSIVHLGEFIHKKMLDTLKGCVASMRERYPSADPTRRLEMEGLVDEMNRLDSEALIEKYLHPSKNPEIPDPAIPVDSSDLPSLLKLPAPELISRLARLHSAYRVTLNLSNLRVEDVLELLYDCEGAITRLEIFNLKDYSEGKTAHIPQIHELQQAVNDGNVMHLKGMIRAMIGRLKAGSGNRERIEKLTMILHDISALKDAYRGTPLKARIGSDSTGRAPRVHGMGLAVEQTLPLRARREITRPSAATRMMIPIRVEVFRRSTFIPRGNPSTRKQVFFRLMRVLPGLNLLFEKRLNDWVIQEQSIHMESPGNIVTLGGIQKAGDNGLTLNPPEKMQGRPRLSWRYLNTGVKNALKVLIGFIPAFLTFYLTKDWWLLAYFGAVIWFGITGLRNVLQSVLGGGGIRRSPLLRWNDYLSWERITDSLLYTGFSVPLLDYVVKTLVLDRAFGINTTTNPIALYACIALANGLYLSSHNLFRGLPKSAVFGNFFRTLLSIPIAIAVNATAGRLLTLFGYTAVDLILQKWAAIISKLASDLVAGLIEGTVDRYQNIQMRWRDYRTKIAQMFDVYAQLELLLPEKDGLDLLRASEESGEQLKGEVADLYRIIVINSLDLLYFWMYQPRARTAFKAILENMPPEERSILLNTQFVLQNQRQISLLFVDGLVGKNFSRALAFYLDRSTEYLAALKRSL, from the coding sequence TCATCCACCTGCTCGAATCCCTCGAGGCAGGCGGCGTGGATGACCGCCTGAGCGCACTTCGCTCTCTGAGGGAAGAGATCCTGGGTGCCGCGGGGGGCTCTTTGCCAATCAACACGGCGAGGGTCCTGTTGACGATCATGAAGGAACTGGTCCGCGCCCACGGAAACGAGCGGCGCCAACTCGAACTCGCCCACGATTTCAGGACCGCTGCCACAGGAAACCCCCGCATCATCCGCAACCAGCTCCGGCGCTACCATCTGTTGGAGATGCCCGAAGAATGGAACCAGGCGACCTTCGACGATCACGTTCATGACGTTAACACAAAAGGCCGCAAGACCTCCAGTCATCTCATCATGGACGCCTGGATCAAAGGAATCCGGCGTCTCAGAGTCATCTACTACAATTATGTCGAGGCCAAGTTCGCCGTGGAGTTGCTCGAAGCAGCCTCGATTATGGGGATCACCGTCCGGATCGGGATCGAGTTCTACACGCGGATCCATAACCGTTATGCGCAGCTGATCTGGGTGCCTCGGGGATTTCCCGATACCCAGTCTTTTCTTTGCTTCCTGGCGGACAATCAGGTGGCGGCCTTCATGTCGGAGGGCAAAGCCGTCTCACGCTACCAGCAGCGATACGTCTGGGAGGTGCTCCAGGTATTCAACGATCGTCACCGCCACGCCCTGCGGAAGGCCTACGGTTGTGATCTTCAGCCGATCGACCCGGATGAATTCGCCGCGTTTGTGGGCGCCGGGCAGCCCTCCATCGTTCACTTGGGGGAATTCATCCACAAAAAGATGCTCGACACCTTGAAGGGCTGCGTCGCCTCGATGCGGGAGCGCTACCCGTCAGCCGACCCCACGCGGCGCCTCGAAATGGAGGGTCTGGTCGACGAAATGAATCGCCTGGATTCGGAGGCCTTGATCGAAAAATACCTGCACCCGTCCAAGAACCCGGAAATCCCCGATCCAGCCATCCCCGTGGACAGCTCCGATCTCCCTTCCCTCCTCAAACTGCCTGCTCCTGAATTGATCAGCCGCCTCGCCAGGCTCCATTCCGCCTACCGCGTGACCCTCAATCTCAGCAACCTCAGGGTGGAAGATGTCTTGGAGCTGCTATACGACTGCGAAGGAGCGATCACGCGTCTGGAGATCTTCAACCTGAAGGATTACTCCGAGGGCAAAACCGCCCACATCCCTCAGATTCATGAGCTTCAGCAGGCCGTCAACGACGGCAACGTGATGCACCTCAAAGGCATGATCCGCGCGATGATCGGTCGTTTGAAGGCTGGAAGCGGCAATCGGGAACGAATCGAAAAACTGACCATGATCCTTCACGACATCTCGGCGCTCAAAGACGCCTATCGAGGGACGCCGCTCAAGGCCCGGATCGGAAGCGACTCCACGGGACGCGCCCCCCGCGTCCATGGCATGGGGCTGGCCGTAGAACAAACGCTGCCCCTGCGGGCGCGAAGAGAAATCACCCGTCCATCGGCCGCAACCCGGATGATGATTCCGATCCGGGTCGAGGTTTTCAGGCGCAGCACTTTCATCCCGCGCGGAAACCCCTCGACGAGAAAACAGGTCTTTTTCAGGTTGATGCGCGTCTTGCCGGGCTTGAACCTCCTCTTCGAAAAACGCCTGAACGACTGGGTCATTCAGGAACAGTCCATCCACATGGAATCCCCCGGCAATATCGTAACGCTCGGAGGCATCCAGAAGGCCGGGGACAACGGCCTGACATTGAACCCGCCGGAAAAGATGCAGGGCCGACCGAGGCTCTCCTGGCGCTACCTCAATACGGGCGTCAAGAACGCCCTGAAGGTGCTGATCGGTTTCATTCCCGCGTTTCTCACGTTCTACCTGACCAAGGACTGGTGGCTGCTCGCTTATTTCGGCGCCGTAATCTGGTTCGGCATCACGGGCCTGCGCAATGTGCTCCAGTCGGTTCTCGGAGGCGGCGGCATCCGCCGCTCGCCCCTCCTCCGGTGGAACGATTATCTCAGCTGGGAGCGGATCACCGACTCTTTGCTCTACACGGGTTTCTCGGTCCCGCTCCTCGATTATGTCGTAAAGACCCTCGTTCTGGACCGGGCATTCGGCATCAACACCACCACGAACCCCATCGCCCTCTACGCCTGCATCGCCTTGGCCAACGGGCTTTATCTCAGCAGCCACAACCTCTTTCGCGGCCTGCCCAAGAGCGCCGTCTTCGGCAACTTTTTCCGGACCCTGCTCTCCATCCCCATCGCCATCGCAGTCAATGCCACAGCAGGCAGGCTGCTCACCCTCTTCGGTTACACAGCGGTCGATCTGATCCTTCAGAAATGGGCCGCGATCATCTCCAAACTGGCCTCGGACCTGGTAGCCGGCCTGATCGAAGGCACCGTCGACCGTTACCAGAACATTCAGATGCGCTGGCGCGACTATCGGACCAAGATCGCGCAGATGTTCGATGTTTATGCGCAACTCGAACTGCTGCTGCCGGAAAAGGACGGGCTCGACCTGCTGCGCGCCTCCGAAGAATCGGGTGAACAGCTGAAGGGCGAGGTTGCCGACCTTTACAGGATCATCGTCATCAATTCCCTGGACTTGCTCTACTTCTGGATGTACCAGCCAAGAGCTCGAACCGCCTTCAAGGCGATCCTCGAAAATATGCCTCCGGAGGAACGCTCGATCCTGCTCAACACCCAGTTCGTTCTCCAGAATCAGCGGCAGATCAGTCTGCTCTTCGTCGACGGCCTGGTCGGGAAGAATTTCTCACGGGCGCTCGCGTTCTACCTGGATCGTTCCACCGAGTACCTTGCGGCGCTCAAGCGGTCTCTTTGA
- a CDS encoding hypothetical protein (Evidence 5 : Unknown function), translating into MSCLSIANISRGFGTSDSLHPGMVFLANLGVNLHVCLCGDHQVASAQMLDFLDIS; encoded by the coding sequence GTGTCCTGTCTTTCTATCGCGAATATATCCAGAGGTTTCGGAACGTCAGATAGCCTCCATCCGGGAATGGTCTTTTTAGCCAATCTCGGCGTCAATCTGCACGTTTGCTTGTGCGGCGACCACCAGGTCGCCTCCGCGCAAATGCTTGATTTCCTTGATATTTCCTAA
- a CDS encoding exported hypothetical protein (Evidence 5 : Unknown function), producing the protein MICRILLFLCILFLLSPGRSPNAAEIIEILKTDIVAFNLKEHQASLLDGTYKGEEGPLCLTPEAARSLGLAVLVHPLYENAVALQKEAAEDLQEARRSLLTNQAEGQPDGHARAAARAAAAYNQKKSTAWNHLMTYRARLTLENDDRLKEPLVLNLLEDLLRQALDTNGRNLRDSLAHVYNRCRGLKNGGDPLKPENVRFVNAVFNAFRAKAPDALQKELDLDLYRPSPNMDPLTHQTTLARVQDAAPNCLRPLFELTAEENPCVDPLLFMALMRRESSFNPSAVSYVGAAGLTQIMPATGEGLGMQTIFKPDYFDEATRLLSEERRLRRQAMDILLQIKDEGDLSAARRARALMQKSLAAKKKRTVLLERYRDELLEHGKDDRLDPEKAIAKGLKYFCGILKDFDGDMSLALSAYNAGPHRVRQYEGIPPYSETVTFRNRVLSFYREYIQRFRNVR; encoded by the coding sequence ATGATTTGCCGGATCTTGCTTTTTCTCTGCATCCTCTTTCTGCTTTCACCAGGCCGCTCGCCGAATGCCGCAGAAATCATCGAAATCCTGAAGACGGATATCGTCGCATTCAACCTGAAAGAGCATCAGGCCAGCCTCCTCGACGGCACCTACAAAGGCGAGGAAGGACCGCTCTGCCTGACTCCTGAGGCAGCCCGCTCCCTGGGGCTTGCGGTCCTGGTCCATCCCCTCTACGAAAACGCCGTGGCCCTACAGAAAGAGGCTGCGGAGGACCTTCAGGAGGCACGCCGAAGCCTCCTCACGAATCAGGCGGAGGGCCAGCCGGATGGACATGCCCGGGCAGCCGCCCGGGCAGCTGCAGCCTACAACCAGAAAAAATCCACGGCCTGGAACCATTTGATGACCTATCGGGCGCGGTTGACTCTTGAAAACGATGACCGCTTGAAAGAGCCCCTCGTCCTCAACCTGCTCGAAGATCTGCTCCGCCAAGCCCTGGACACGAACGGCCGCAACCTCCGGGACTCCCTCGCCCACGTCTATAACCGCTGTCGGGGCCTCAAGAACGGCGGCGATCCCCTTAAACCGGAGAACGTCCGCTTTGTCAACGCCGTCTTCAACGCCTTTCGCGCCAAGGCGCCGGATGCCTTGCAGAAAGAGCTGGATCTGGATCTTTACCGCCCATCCCCCAACATGGATCCCCTTACACATCAGACAACCCTTGCAAGGGTGCAGGATGCCGCCCCGAACTGCCTGCGCCCCCTTTTCGAGTTGACTGCCGAGGAAAATCCGTGCGTCGACCCGCTGTTGTTCATGGCCTTGATGCGGCGTGAATCCAGCTTCAATCCATCCGCTGTCTCCTATGTCGGCGCAGCCGGCCTCACACAGATCATGCCCGCCACCGGCGAGGGGCTTGGGATGCAGACCATTTTCAAACCCGATTACTTCGATGAAGCTACCCGCCTTCTTTCGGAGGAAAGACGCTTGCGTCGTCAAGCCATGGACATCTTGCTGCAGATCAAGGACGAAGGCGATTTATCGGCCGCCCGCCGCGCCCGCGCTCTCATGCAGAAATCCCTGGCCGCGAAGAAAAAGCGCACCGTCCTGCTGGAGCGTTACCGGGACGAACTGCTCGAACACGGCAAGGATGACCGTCTGGACCCCGAAAAGGCCATCGCCAAAGGCCTGAAATACTTCTGCGGGATCCTGAAGGACTTCGACGGCGACATGAGCCTTGCGCTGTCGGCGTACAACGCAGGGCCCCACCGTGTGCGGCAGTATGAGGGGATACCCCCGTACTCCGAAACCGTAACCTTCCGGAATCGTGTCCTGTCTTTCTATCGCGAATATATCCAGAGGTTTCGGAACGTCAGATAG
- the purC gene encoding Phosphoribosylaminoimidazole-succinocarboxamide synthase produces the protein MADQIVRESDFPNLKLLRRGKVRDVYEIEDQLLIVASDRISAYDVVMADPIPDKGKILTALSLFWFKQLEPLVEHHLITADASLYPEVCRPYAAGLQGRSMLVKKARPLPVECIVRGYLSGSGWAEYQEKGSICGIVLPPGLVESSPLPEAIFTPSTKAEDGQHDENISFEEASRLIGRETAESVRRLSLQIYQYGRDLAAERGIIVADTKFEFGHVDGRLILIDEVLTPDSSRFWPMDAYTPGVPQKSFDKQFLRDYLTAIKWPKKPPPPPLPEEIVFKTREKYLEALLRITGQGLPQITKG, from the coding sequence ATGGCTGATCAAATCGTGCGTGAAAGCGACTTCCCCAACCTCAAACTTCTCCGGAGAGGCAAGGTCCGGGACGTCTATGAAATCGAAGACCAACTGCTGATCGTAGCCAGCGACCGCATTTCGGCCTATGACGTCGTTATGGCCGATCCTATCCCGGACAAGGGGAAGATCCTCACAGCCCTCTCCCTTTTCTGGTTCAAACAGTTGGAACCGCTGGTCGAGCATCACCTCATCACCGCCGATGCCTCCCTCTACCCGGAGGTCTGCCGGCCATACGCAGCAGGCCTGCAGGGTCGCAGCATGCTGGTCAAGAAGGCCCGGCCGCTCCCCGTCGAATGCATCGTCCGAGGGTACCTGTCCGGCTCCGGCTGGGCCGAATATCAAGAAAAGGGGAGCATCTGCGGCATCGTGCTCCCGCCGGGGCTCGTGGAATCCTCCCCTTTGCCGGAGGCCATTTTTACACCGTCCACCAAGGCCGAAGACGGCCAGCACGATGAAAATATCTCCTTCGAGGAGGCGAGCCGGCTCATCGGCAGGGAAACTGCGGAATCCGTCCGGCGTCTGAGCCTTCAAATCTATCAGTACGGGAGGGATCTTGCGGCTGAGCGGGGCATCATCGTCGCCGACACCAAGTTCGAATTCGGGCATGTCGACGGACGTCTAATCCTGATAGACGAAGTGCTGACGCCCGATTCGTCCCGTTTCTGGCCCATGGATGCCTACACGCCCGGGGTCCCGCAGAAGAGCTTCGACAAGCAGTTTCTCCGCGACTACCTGACCGCGATCAAGTGGCCCAAAAAACCGCCTCCTCCCCCTCTGCCGGAGGAGATCGTCTTCAAGACAAGGGAAAAATACCTCGAGGCGCTGCTCAGGATCACCGGCCAAGGTCTTCCGCAGATCACGAAAGGGTAA
- a CDS encoding conserved hypothetical protein (Evidence 4 : Unknown function but conserved in other organisms) — MEKRPIICFIDDSDFEHALVREEIAPRGPRFEFVQTKTFKEACESLGGRTPALFLLDLWGQDPAVASPSITPKHEVEHKAAGFPSLDHVYGGLEDFSGDVHNEYLKRFFTIVDCWRHLFEEVCARVGQNRKYGLYNLEQARKRYPGVPAVFYTRKSLINDAVALFKAGADGLFIKPTGSTDEETRSLTRAFAPALLQELETRIFANLP, encoded by the coding sequence ATGGAGAAGAGGCCGATCATCTGTTTTATCGACGATTCCGACTTCGAACACGCCCTCGTAAGGGAGGAGATCGCCCCGAGGGGCCCGCGTTTCGAGTTCGTGCAGACCAAGACATTCAAAGAAGCTTGCGAGTCCCTGGGCGGACGGACGCCCGCCCTGTTTTTGCTGGATTTATGGGGTCAAGACCCAGCCGTCGCCTCCCCTTCCATCACACCAAAGCATGAAGTGGAGCATAAAGCGGCCGGCTTTCCCAGCCTGGATCACGTTTACGGAGGTCTTGAAGACTTTTCGGGAGATGTCCACAACGAGTACCTGAAGCGCTTCTTCACGATTGTCGACTGCTGGAGGCACCTTTTCGAAGAAGTCTGCGCCCGCGTCGGTCAAAACCGCAAATACGGCCTTTACAACCTCGAACAGGCAAGAAAGCGCTATCCCGGCGTTCCGGCTGTCTTCTATACGCGTAAATCCCTGATCAACGATGCCGTGGCCCTTTTCAAGGCCGGCGCCGACGGACTTTTCATCAAGCCGACCGGATCGACGGACGAAGAAACCCGCTCGCTGACGCGGGCCTTTGCACCTGCCCTTCTTCAGGAACTCGAAACCCGTATATTTGCGAATCTTCCGTAG
- a CDS encoding CoA binding domain protein has product MVDIGSDLACVFHPRSVAVVGASASFGKWGQMIFSNIVAGKFPGRIFPVNPKETSLYGLKVYSRMQDIPEEIDLAIVSTPAATVPGVLAACGEKGVKGVVLITSGFGETDQVGKRLEREIVALCRAKRIRLIGPNTMGILSPHSRLFATGTHSRPRTGEVAFVSQSGNLGNQLIHWAESQNIGISLFAGSGNEAMISCVDYLRYLEGDPRSRLITLYLENIADGRAFLETALRVNRSKPIVVLKGGRTEAGMRAAASHTGSMGGRDAIFRAVCRQAGVALVNEPLELLDLSAGFSSLPLPKGNRVGIVTLGGGWGVVTADACNERGLQVPSLPDAMVAEIGRLLPDFWSRGNPVDLVGTRDLEVPLVAVESLLKWDGVDSVISLGIVGRVEMVRLLIQSTREVDPQAQPAVLDELQAMAEAYEVEYVQRIVELMERYEKPVLGVSLARSDKGVVRSVPGGKYSGVFYQSPESAVRTLASMAAYARLLER; this is encoded by the coding sequence ATGGTTGATATCGGTTCGGATCTGGCGTGTGTCTTTCACCCCCGTTCGGTGGCAGTGGTAGGCGCTTCTGCATCCTTCGGCAAGTGGGGCCAGATGATTTTCAGCAATATCGTAGCCGGGAAATTTCCTGGGCGAATCTTTCCCGTGAATCCGAAGGAGACCTCCTTGTATGGTTTGAAGGTCTACTCGCGGATGCAGGATATTCCCGAGGAGATCGATCTGGCGATCGTCTCAACGCCGGCTGCGACGGTACCCGGTGTACTGGCCGCGTGCGGGGAGAAGGGCGTCAAGGGCGTTGTGCTGATCACTTCCGGATTCGGGGAGACGGACCAGGTAGGCAAGCGGCTCGAAAGAGAGATCGTGGCGCTTTGCCGCGCGAAGCGGATCCGTTTGATCGGCCCGAACACCATGGGCATCCTGAGCCCTCATTCCCGTCTTTTTGCCACTGGGACGCATTCCCGACCCCGTACAGGAGAGGTGGCCTTTGTCTCGCAGTCCGGGAATCTCGGCAATCAGCTGATCCATTGGGCGGAGAGCCAGAACATCGGGATTTCGCTGTTTGCGGGTTCGGGTAACGAGGCGATGATCTCTTGTGTGGATTACCTGCGCTACCTGGAGGGGGATCCCCGTTCCCGTCTGATCACACTCTATCTCGAGAACATTGCAGACGGGAGGGCCTTCCTCGAAACGGCGCTCCGGGTCAATCGGAGTAAACCCATCGTCGTGTTGAAAGGCGGCCGAACCGAGGCCGGCATGCGGGCCGCGGCCTCCCACACCGGGTCGATGGGCGGACGGGACGCCATTTTCCGGGCCGTCTGCCGGCAGGCCGGGGTGGCGCTTGTCAATGAGCCTCTGGAACTGCTCGATCTGTCCGCGGGGTTTTCTTCTCTCCCTCTGCCGAAAGGGAACCGCGTAGGGATCGTGACCCTCGGGGGCGGATGGGGGGTGGTCACCGCAGACGCTTGCAATGAAAGGGGCTTGCAGGTTCCCTCGTTGCCGGACGCGATGGTAGCCGAAATCGGACGTCTCCTGCCCGACTTCTGGAGCCGCGGGAATCCGGTCGATCTGGTTGGGACGCGCGACCTCGAGGTGCCGCTTGTTGCGGTCGAGTCTCTGCTGAAATGGGATGGTGTCGATTCCGTGATCAGCCTCGGGATCGTGGGCCGTGTCGAGATGGTCAGGCTGCTGATTCAGTCGACGAGGGAGGTGGATCCCCAGGCGCAGCCCGCTGTGCTCGACGAACTCCAGGCGATGGCCGAGGCCTATGAGGTCGAATATGTCCAGCGGATCGTCGAACTGATGGAGCGCTACGAAAAGCCGGTTCTGGGGGTGTCCCTCGCGAGGAGCGACAAAGGGGTCGTTCGCAGCGTCCCCGGCGGAAAGTATAGCGGCGTCTTCTACCAGAGCCCTGAAAGCGCCGTACGCACGCTCGCCTCTATGGCGGCCTACGCGCGGCTCCTCGAGAGGTAG